The following are from one region of the Paenibacillus sabinae T27 genome:
- a CDS encoding transglutaminase-like domain-containing protein has translation MELTCESSNLDDYLEETEEVDYGHFSIKDITTELYSQSLNEIEFVKSAFEFVRDNISHSWDIQSSRITCRASEVLFFKEGICYAKSNLLCALLRCQGIPTGFCYQRLTLGDTPDTGYVIHALNAVYLRSIGKWIRLDARGNKLGVDAQFSLEEEKLAFPIRELYDEMDYPVIYTTPNIKTTTVLLQNSDCTSMYLYGLPSDL, from the coding sequence ATGGAACTTACATGTGAATCCAGTAACCTGGATGATTATTTAGAAGAAACTGAAGAAGTTGATTATGGTCATTTCTCGATAAAAGATATAACAACAGAATTATATAGCCAATCGTTAAATGAAATTGAATTTGTTAAATCCGCGTTTGAATTTGTTCGTGATAACATATCTCATTCGTGGGATATTCAAAGTTCACGCATTACATGCAGAGCATCTGAAGTCCTTTTCTTCAAAGAAGGAATTTGTTATGCAAAATCGAATCTATTGTGTGCTTTATTAAGGTGCCAAGGAATACCAACTGGTTTCTGTTACCAACGTCTAACTTTAGGAGATACTCCTGATACAGGTTACGTTATCCATGCGTTAAATGCCGTTTATCTGAGGTCAATTGGAAAATGGATTCGTTTAGATGCACGTGGAAATAAATTGGGGGTGGATGCTCAGTTCTCACTAGAAGAAGAGAAATTGGCTTTTCCTATTCGTGAATTATACGATGAAATGGATTATCCTGTGATTTACACGACACCAAACATAAAAACAACCACCGTATTACTTCAAAATTCAGATTGTACTTCGATGTATCTTTATGGTTTGCCTTCAGATTTGTAA
- a CDS encoding ABC transporter permease, with the protein MVGLDHFYAFVNGHYFWRLLRNTLLLSAYSLLFEFTTPIVLALLINEVRSRFFRNVVQTVSYMPYFVSLIVVCGIVKDLTRSDGLVNLVYTFISGTDGQDMLQQPGLFRGVYVLSEIWQRAGWESIIYMAALTAIDPKQYEAARIDGASRLRQMWSITLPGLAPTIIIMLILRLGYMLEVGYEKIILLYNPVTYETADVISTFVYRKGLIDFDWSFSSAVGLFNSVINLAVLLFANALSRRLSRNSLW; encoded by the coding sequence TTGGTCGGCCTGGACCACTTTTACGCGTTCGTCAATGGTCATTATTTCTGGCGGTTGCTGCGAAATACGCTGCTGCTGAGCGCTTACTCTCTGTTGTTCGAGTTTACGACACCGATCGTACTGGCCTTGCTCATCAATGAGGTGCGCAGCCGCTTTTTCAGGAATGTTGTCCAGACCGTCTCGTACATGCCCTATTTTGTTTCATTGATCGTCGTCTGCGGCATTGTGAAGGATCTGACCAGAAGTGACGGGCTAGTGAATCTGGTCTACACGTTTATAAGCGGAACAGACGGCCAGGATATGCTTCAGCAGCCCGGCCTTTTCCGGGGCGTCTATGTACTGTCAGAAATTTGGCAGCGGGCAGGGTGGGAATCGATTATTTACATGGCGGCGCTGACCGCGATTGATCCGAAGCAATACGAGGCCGCCCGCATCGACGGCGCAAGCCGGCTGCGTCAGATGTGGAGCATCACGCTGCCCGGTCTTGCACCGACGATTATTATCATGCTGATTCTGCGGCTCGGGTATATGCTGGAGGTCGGTTACGAGAAAATCATCCTGCTCTACAACCCCGTTACCTACGAGACGGCGGATGTGATATCCACCTTCGTATATCGAAAAGGGCTGATCGACTTCGACTGGAGCTTCAGCTCCGCGGTTGGTCTCTTTAATTCCGTGATTAATTTGGCCGTACTACTGTTTGCGAATGCCTTGAGCCGCAGACTGAGCCGAAACAGTTTATGGTAA
- the rlmD gene encoding 23S rRNA (uracil(1939)-C(5))-methyltransferase RlmD: MNEHKRSSKGTSIYKERTGALRAGAGKDRLKNTKGHTSETGKVPGERSRRPRPDKPLAGGKPGRGGKASNPAGREHAEELRTGDRIVVTVKRIGINGEGIGYYRRKAVFIDGALPEEVVKAEVTELQPKFIKAQLLEVEKRSPDRIEPPCPVFGICGGCQIQHISYEGQLRAKTELVREAFSRYAGLEQVKIKPMLGMEHPWNYRNKAQLQLKRKGNEIVAGLYEAGSHEIVDISGCPIQHPKVNSAVEKVKSVLEELRIPLHKENGAKDGVRTIVVRHGFQSGHLQVTLVAASARLPRQDDLVRMLRLTLPEVTGIALNVNPKKTPLIFGERTMTLWGEGTMEESLGDLQFSLSPRAFFQLNPQQTVKLYESVRAAAGLTGRETVVDAYCGTGTIGLWLAPYAKEVRGIETIPEAVEDAKQNAARNGRSNVSFHTGAAEELLPRWAKAGLTPDVIVADPPRTGLDPRFLEAVLRTKPNRFVYVSCNPSTLAKDCKVLLDGGYAIEWVQPVDMFPQTSHVEVTVRLERKDTAR, encoded by the coding sequence ATGAACGAACACAAACGTTCCTCAAAGGGAACATCAATATATAAGGAACGAACGGGGGCCTTGCGAGCCGGAGCTGGTAAAGACCGGTTGAAAAATACGAAGGGCCATACTTCCGAAACAGGGAAGGTACCGGGAGAGCGGAGCCGTCGTCCGCGTCCGGACAAGCCCTTGGCGGGCGGCAAGCCGGGAAGAGGCGGCAAGGCTTCTAATCCTGCAGGCCGGGAGCACGCCGAAGAGCTTCGCACCGGCGACCGTATTGTGGTAACGGTCAAACGGATCGGCATTAATGGCGAGGGCATCGGATATTACCGGCGCAAGGCCGTGTTTATTGACGGGGCGCTGCCGGAAGAAGTCGTGAAAGCCGAGGTAACAGAGCTTCAGCCGAAGTTCATCAAGGCGCAGCTGCTGGAGGTGGAGAAGAGATCACCCGACCGGATCGAGCCTCCCTGCCCGGTATTCGGCATTTGCGGCGGCTGCCAGATACAGCATATCTCGTATGAGGGCCAGCTTCGGGCCAAGACGGAGCTGGTGCGCGAGGCGTTCTCCCGTTATGCGGGTCTGGAGCAAGTCAAGATCAAGCCGATGCTCGGCATGGAGCATCCCTGGAACTACCGCAACAAGGCTCAGCTTCAATTGAAGCGGAAGGGGAATGAGATTGTGGCCGGTCTGTATGAGGCGGGCAGCCACGAGATTGTCGACATCAGCGGCTGTCCGATTCAGCATCCCAAGGTCAACAGCGCAGTGGAAAAAGTAAAATCCGTGCTGGAAGAGCTGCGGATTCCGCTTCACAAGGAGAATGGCGCCAAAGACGGCGTGCGGACGATCGTGGTCCGGCACGGCTTCCAGTCCGGCCATCTGCAGGTGACGCTTGTCGCGGCCAGCGCGAGACTGCCCCGCCAGGACGACCTGGTCCGTATGCTCCGGTTGACGCTGCCGGAAGTGACCGGAATCGCCCTGAACGTCAATCCGAAGAAGACCCCGCTCATCTTCGGGGAGCGGACGATGACGCTATGGGGCGAAGGCACGATGGAGGAATCGCTGGGCGATTTGCAATTTTCGCTGTCGCCGCGCGCCTTCTTTCAGCTCAACCCGCAGCAGACGGTCAAACTGTATGAATCGGTGCGCGCGGCTGCCGGTTTGACCGGCAGAGAGACGGTGGTCGATGCCTACTGCGGCACAGGCACGATTGGGTTGTGGCTGGCGCCGTATGCCAAGGAAGTGCGCGGCATCGAGACGATCCCGGAGGCGGTCGAGGATGCGAAGCAGAACGCGGCGCGTAACGGCCGCAGCAACGTCAGCTTCCACACCGGAGCTGCAGAGGAGCTGCTGCCGCGCTGGGCCAAGGCTGGCCTGACCCCGGACGTCATCGTCGCCGACCCGCCCCGGACGGGGCTTGACCCCCGGTTCCTGGAGGCGGTGCTCCGCACCAAGCCGAACCGGTTCGTCTATGTCTCCTGCAACCCTTCGACCCTGGCGAAGGACTGCAAGGTGCTGCTGGACGGCGGCTATGCCATCGAGTGGGTCCAGCCCGTCGATATGTTCCCGCAGACGAGTCATGTGGAGGTTACAGTAAGACTTGAAAGAAAAGATACAGCCCGATAG
- a CDS encoding tetratricopeptide repeat protein, with protein sequence MTRDRLAEAIRLREEGRAKQDQAILKEARTLLLDLAAVYPDDAEIVFQTGVAHDNSGLGSEAIPYYVRSLELGLSGPDLERCLLGLGSTYRYLGYYQQAEEVLRRGVKEFPHNRAIQVLHAMSLYNTQYYKEAMEIVLTHLLETTTDEKLQYFKRGLMYYATHLDETSS encoded by the coding sequence ATGACGAGAGATCGTTTAGCAGAAGCTATTCGTTTGCGAGAAGAGGGACGGGCCAAGCAAGACCAGGCGATCCTAAAGGAAGCCAGAACGCTGCTTTTAGACTTGGCCGCTGTTTACCCCGATGACGCGGAGATTGTCTTTCAGACAGGAGTGGCCCATGACAATTCCGGATTAGGATCAGAGGCTATACCATATTATGTGCGTTCCCTCGAATTGGGGCTCTCCGGACCGGATCTTGAGAGATGCCTGCTAGGCCTGGGAAGCACTTATCGTTATTTGGGATATTACCAGCAAGCGGAGGAAGTACTGCGTCGAGGTGTGAAAGAGTTTCCTCATAACCGGGCTATCCAGGTCTTGCATGCGATGTCTCTGTATAACACGCAGTATTATAAGGAAGCGATGGAAATCGTTTTGACCCATTTGCTGGAGACAACTACTGATGAGAAGCTTCAGTATTTCAAACGAGGTCTTATGTACTACGCGACTCATCTTGATGAAACCTCGAGTTGA
- a CDS encoding ATP-binding domain-containing protein, protein MAKGLEFDHVIVPFVDVSNYKTDIDRSLLYIACTRAMHALTLTFHGEQSSFISNIGA, encoded by the coding sequence ATGGCAAAAGGCTTGGAGTTCGACCATGTGATCGTGCCGTTTGTTGACGTATCGAATTATAAGACGGATATAGACAGAAGCCTGCTGTATATTGCGTGCACGAGAGCCATGCACGCATTGACGCTAACCTTCCATGGAGAACAATCCTCGTTTATTTCGAATATCGGAGCGTGA
- a CDS encoding carbohydrate ABC transporter permease, which produces MRLSDRLLDVVVYTLLAVLIAVTLYPLLYVLFASLSDGDRLLAHRGLLLKPLGFVTFAYERALSNPAVWTGYWNTIRLVAGGVVLNLILTILGAYVLSRSNVLWNKVLMIFVVVTMFFSGGMIPFYLVVKQLGLMNTLWALLLPFAVKTFHLIIMRTAFLSLPPSLEEAAQIDGAGHLTMLTRIVVPLSMPVIAVILLYTAVDKWNMWFFPSMFIQDRTLYPLQLMLREILINNQTDTISSGTGVGEALKIGETIKYATIIIATVPVLFVYPFLQRFFVKGALVGSIKG; this is translated from the coding sequence ATGCGCTTATCCGATCGTTTGTTGGACGTCGTCGTCTATACGCTGCTGGCGGTACTTATCGCGGTCACGTTATATCCGCTTCTCTATGTGCTCTTCGCTTCACTCAGCGACGGGGATCGGCTGCTTGCCCACCGGGGGCTTCTCTTGAAGCCTCTCGGATTCGTCACATTTGCGTACGAGCGCGCTTTATCCAACCCGGCCGTCTGGACGGGTTACTGGAACACAATCCGGCTGGTCGCCGGCGGGGTCGTCCTAAATTTGATACTGACCATTTTGGGGGCTTACGTCCTGTCAAGGAGCAACGTGCTGTGGAATAAGGTTCTGATGATTTTCGTGGTCGTGACGATGTTCTTCAGCGGAGGCATGATTCCGTTCTATCTGGTCGTCAAGCAGCTTGGCCTGATGAACACGTTATGGGCGCTTCTTCTTCCGTTCGCAGTGAAGACGTTCCACCTCATCATTATGAGAACGGCCTTTCTATCACTGCCTCCCAGCTTGGAGGAAGCTGCCCAGATCGACGGTGCCGGCCACCTTACGATGTTGACGAGGATTGTCGTGCCACTCTCCATGCCTGTGATTGCGGTCATCCTGCTATATACAGCTGTCGACAAATGGAACATGTGGTTTTTCCCGTCGATGTTCATCCAGGATCGCACGCTGTATCCGCTCCAGCTCATGCTCCGCGAAATTCTCATTAACAACCAGACGGATACGATCTCCTCCGGCACCGGCGTGGGGGAAGCGCTGAAAATCGGCGAAACGATCAAATACGCGACGATCATCATCGCCACCGTGCCTGTGCTGTTCGTGTATCCGTTCCTTCAACGCTTTTTCGTCAAAGGTGCTCTGGTCGGATCTATCAAAGGGTAA
- a CDS encoding WecB/TagA/CpsF family glycosyltransferase, whose amino-acid sequence MTASINILGVPFSKLTLNETVHLLGEHIQKEQSKLFHLITANPEITIAHQTDKMLQTIIQEADLITPDGVGIVIASKRKGEPISERVTGFDLLLRLLERGNEQGWSFYFLGTDEKTNLKAVEEVRSRYPNVVVAGRHNGFFSEDKEKHILNEIQQSKPNVLIIAMGAPYTDKWIYKNKHKLDGVKVVFGVGGSLDVIAGKVKPTPPVWKTLNLEWLHRLLTVPVAKGQKSRWRRQSALPKFFYRAIIKR is encoded by the coding sequence ATGACAGCCTCAATAAATATATTAGGAGTTCCCTTTTCCAAATTAACGCTTAATGAAACGGTGCATCTACTGGGCGAACATATCCAAAAAGAACAGTCGAAGTTGTTTCATTTAATCACAGCGAACCCTGAGATTACAATAGCCCACCAAACAGATAAGATGCTTCAAACAATCATACAAGAGGCAGATTTGATTACACCGGATGGGGTAGGCATTGTAATTGCTTCTAAAAGAAAAGGTGAACCAATTTCAGAACGTGTCACAGGTTTTGACTTACTTCTTAGACTATTAGAAAGAGGAAACGAGCAAGGTTGGAGTTTCTATTTTCTTGGAACAGATGAAAAGACGAACCTTAAAGCTGTTGAAGAGGTACGCAGTCGCTATCCAAATGTAGTGGTCGCAGGTCGGCATAACGGTTTCTTCTCCGAAGACAAAGAAAAACATATACTTAATGAAATTCAGCAGTCCAAACCCAATGTACTAATAATTGCAATGGGAGCACCCTACACTGATAAGTGGATTTATAAGAACAAACATAAACTTGATGGTGTAAAGGTTGTTTTTGGCGTTGGGGGGAGCCTTGACGTAATCGCAGGCAAGGTAAAGCCTACACCACCTGTTTGGAAGACATTGAATTTAGAATGGCTTCATCGGTTACTTACTGTTCCTGTTGCTAAGGGACAAAAATCACGGTGGCGGCGCCAATCCGCACTACCTAAATTTTTTTATCGGGCAATCATTAAGAGGTAA
- a CDS encoding YkvA family protein: MEQQSVLDKMKFRARQLKSNLIILYLSYSDPRVKWYAKLFTLCVVAYAFSPIDLIPDFIPILGYLDDLIIVPLGIFLALKMLPKDVIEENRAKAQEIKSKPKNWFTATLFIAVWVLLAIWVSMFIYMRFF; encoded by the coding sequence ATGGAACAGCAATCCGTTCTAGACAAAATGAAATTTCGAGCAAGGCAATTAAAGTCTAATTTAATCATTCTATATCTGTCTTACAGCGACCCTAGGGTCAAATGGTATGCAAAACTGTTTACATTGTGCGTTGTAGCTTATGCGTTTAGCCCCATCGACCTAATTCCTGACTTCATCCCAATTTTGGGATATTTAGACGATTTAATCATCGTCCCCTTAGGAATATTTCTTGCCCTTAAAATGCTTCCCAAAGATGTAATTGAAGAAAACAGAGCAAAGGCTCAGGAAATAAAAAGCAAGCCCAAGAACTGGTTTACGGCAACATTGTTCATCGCTGTTTGGGTACTTCTTGCCATTTGGGTTTCAATGTTTATCTATATGAGATTCTTTTAA
- a CDS encoding M56 family metallopeptidase, translating into MSLLQISISASVFILTVIFLRSLLIHKLPKMTFMFLWGVALIQLLVPVSVQSQFSIFTAVEHLSRMFTVAKLIPTPESSTFINGTTVIMPPITEHVTAPIMPLKTASQISPIVWVWLVGFTLCALFLIIPHLRYRKIYKMAVPIRNDFIRKWQHSNLLWRDVQIRQLDNISTPLTYGIFRPVVLLPKNLDYDEEKQLALILTHEFTHIKRFDTLKKWILATSVCVHWFNPFVWIMYIFANRDIELFCDETVIRKFGENMKPTYARALVRLEEKKIGLSPMISSFSKNSTEERIISIMKTKRITITTTLLAIGLVVCVVVIFATSALDKTESASGVDNPNSEPIAEIVPALYQGATTTDLMPHDLTFNKKYDVPKLIDSLMASKYRAVYMDNEIYLRVMMDNTIQISKDNGAVWKKYDTDEIDAKDFAKWLLINDPIPGYSMKEVQSRLANGAEVKHLVFENVKEMYFIIDRNGVQIELVQPEKISSVLIDGQRMMITSAISAEMLKSFYDLLVSNNILSETHAKQDYSERIKYLEKNLPNFIVTK; encoded by the coding sequence ATGTCGTTACTTCAAATAAGTATCTCGGCTTCTGTCTTTATTCTTACAGTTATTTTCTTACGTTCCTTGCTTATTCACAAGCTGCCCAAAATGACCTTTATGTTTCTTTGGGGTGTTGCACTAATTCAATTGCTTGTACCTGTTTCAGTTCAATCGCAATTTAGCATTTTTACGGCAGTGGAACATTTAAGCAGAATGTTTACAGTGGCAAAATTGATTCCCACGCCAGAAAGTTCAACATTTATTAATGGAACTACGGTAATCATGCCACCAATTACAGAACATGTGACCGCGCCGATTATGCCATTGAAGACGGCTTCACAAATATCGCCTATTGTATGGGTGTGGTTAGTTGGTTTTACGTTATGTGCTTTATTTTTAATCATTCCGCATTTAAGGTATCGCAAAATCTACAAAATGGCTGTGCCTATTAGAAACGATTTTATAAGAAAATGGCAGCATTCAAATTTGTTATGGCGAGATGTTCAAATCAGGCAACTAGATAATATTTCAACTCCGCTTACATACGGTATTTTTCGGCCTGTTGTACTCTTGCCGAAAAATTTAGACTATGACGAAGAGAAACAACTTGCGCTCATCCTGACCCACGAATTTACGCACATCAAGCGATTCGACACACTAAAAAAATGGATTCTTGCCACTAGCGTATGCGTCCATTGGTTCAACCCTTTTGTATGGATTATGTATATCTTTGCTAATCGTGATATTGAGTTATTCTGTGATGAAACGGTCATACGGAAATTTGGGGAAAACATGAAACCTACTTATGCTAGGGCACTTGTACGTTTGGAAGAAAAGAAAATCGGTTTGTCGCCGATGATCAGTAGCTTTTCCAAAAACTCGACCGAAGAAAGGATTATATCGATCATGAAAACCAAGAGAATCACTATTACCACGACGCTGCTCGCTATTGGGCTTGTAGTCTGTGTTGTTGTCATCTTTGCGACTTCTGCATTGGACAAAACGGAATCTGCTTCGGGTGTCGACAATCCTAATTCCGAGCCTATAGCCGAAATTGTGCCCGCATTATATCAAGGTGCTACCACTACAGATTTAATGCCGCACGATTTAACATTCAACAAGAAATATGATGTACCGAAGTTGATAGACAGCCTTATGGCTTCAAAGTATCGTGCAGTTTATATGGACAACGAAATATATCTTCGTGTCATGATGGATAACACAATACAGATAAGTAAAGATAATGGCGCGGTTTGGAAAAAATATGATACAGATGAAATCGATGCAAAAGATTTTGCAAAATGGCTGCTGATAAATGATCCGATTCCGGGCTATTCAATGAAAGAAGTTCAGAGTCGCTTGGCAAACGGGGCAGAAGTAAAACATTTAGTGTTTGAAAATGTGAAGGAGATGTATTTCATAATCGACAGGAACGGCGTACAGATTGAACTTGTACAGCCTGAAAAAATATCTTCTGTTCTGATCGACGGTCAAAGAATGATGATCACTTCCGCTATATCAGCCGAGATGCTGAAATCATTTTATGACTTGTTAGTGTCGAACAATATACTTTCGGAAACTCATGCAAAACAAGATTATTCGGAAAGAATTAAGTATCTTGAAAAAAATCTCCCTAACTTTATCGTGACGAAATAA
- a CDS encoding PQQ-dependent sugar dehydrogenase — translation MIKVKVGLRPIVSKINLPTVLKTAILPGDTIEKLFIATQVGEIFCIGNGMIGTFLDIRPRILKLGVSGGGYDERGLLGLAFHPQFYYNGLFYLHYSVAGTQGPGALPGAFESFKPNPCDPNTLNLKWINREIQYDHIDTVEEWILQSNGQPQKRRTLLHLRRPFLNHNGVNSLNFSPETGKLVLTTGDGGSGYDPFNLSPDDMEIAGKIIEIDVAKNTYIDNPPVVTRFNELPVPIQETLTVIAKGVRNIPGISYQRFYNQYIKYVGNVGQDLVESIFSFIHYKPIPVTRLVQGTLINSEPDQEGFINFGWRGWEGAFPTSIIRGCSANSTLDEKTIAYYDEAVKTSVQRLQPLISYFHNDPRPDKFGATALTGVQPYMGNRIPELSGSVVFTDLARNEESQPPARGVLAYTRVRTDGKLNDFSVIETDYNFGSQSAYYVSLGTNLDQTRLYLGVYGSMKVADFNQGTVFEIVP, via the coding sequence TTGATAAAAGTTAAAGTTGGTTTACGACCCATTGTTAGTAAGATAAATTTACCCACTGTCTTGAAGACAGCCATACTTCCGGGCGACACAATCGAAAAATTATTTATTGCAACCCAGGTAGGAGAGATCTTTTGCATAGGAAACGGAATGATCGGGACTTTTTTGGATATTCGCCCGCGAATCCTAAAACTAGGTGTTTCTGGTGGTGGATATGATGAACGGGGACTATTAGGACTAGCGTTTCATCCCCAATTTTATTATAACGGCCTGTTTTATCTTCATTATTCAGTAGCTGGAACACAAGGACCAGGTGCTCTTCCAGGTGCTTTTGAGTCATTTAAGCCTAACCCGTGTGACCCCAATACCTTAAACCTAAAGTGGATAAATAGGGAAATTCAATATGATCATATTGATACAGTTGAAGAATGGATTTTACAATCGAATGGTCAGCCTCAAAAACGACGGACACTACTTCATTTAAGAAGACCATTTTTAAATCATAATGGTGTCAATAGCTTAAACTTTTCACCTGAAACAGGAAAGCTTGTTTTAACAACCGGTGATGGAGGATCAGGCTATGATCCATTTAATTTAAGCCCGGATGATATGGAAATCGCCGGCAAAATAATTGAAATTGATGTAGCTAAGAATACATATATCGATAATCCACCCGTAGTTACACGTTTTAATGAACTTCCCGTACCCATTCAGGAAACGCTTACGGTGATTGCTAAAGGGGTTCGCAATATACCAGGCATTTCATATCAAAGGTTTTATAATCAGTATATCAAATATGTGGGAAATGTCGGACAGGATCTGGTAGAGTCCATTTTTTCATTCATTCATTATAAACCAATACCGGTTACCCGGCTTGTTCAGGGTACTTTAATAAACTCTGAACCTGACCAGGAAGGATTTATTAACTTTGGCTGGCGAGGGTGGGAAGGTGCTTTTCCTACATCGATAATAAGAGGCTGCTCTGCAAATTCGACTTTGGATGAGAAAACCATTGCTTATTATGATGAAGCAGTAAAAACTTCAGTACAGCGTCTTCAGCCTCTAATTAGTTATTTTCATAACGATCCCAGGCCTGATAAGTTTGGAGCAACTGCACTTACAGGAGTCCAGCCATATATGGGGAATAGAATCCCCGAATTATCGGGAAGCGTCGTGTTTACCGATCTGGCTCGGAATGAAGAATCTCAACCTCCGGCTAGAGGAGTTTTAGCTTATACCAGGGTACGAACAGATGGTAAACTAAATGATTTTAGCGTTATAGAAACCGATTATAATTTTGGGTCTCAATCCGCTTATTATGTCAGTTTGGGAACGAATCTAGATCAAACCAGACTATATTTAGGGGTTTATGGATCTATGAAAGTGGCTGATTTTAACCAAGGTACTGTTTTTGAAATTGTTCCATGA
- a CDS encoding cupin domain-containing protein, which translates to MASNIDYTSPSTQYAFDVNTSPLFKKDNNNYINVLGIQQLNTLENVSLLDIFLSANNVVEPHYHQNAAELVYCISGAATVSILNPFTKQILNYSITPGQVANVPQGWWHYEIANADNSHLLAIFDAPTPEVILGSDILKFTPANIMAYTYCMDENKWREAIEPVQPTTYIGPYTNCSSYLSQMCLQYQQQFNQQYYQTYQQTPHMPQYRHG; encoded by the coding sequence ATGGCTTCAAATATTGATTACACCTCTCCATCAACTCAATACGCATTTGACGTAAATACCAGCCCTTTGTTTAAAAAAGATAACAACAATTACATTAACGTTTTAGGTATTCAACAATTAAACACTTTGGAAAATGTGTCTTTGTTGGATATTTTCCTAAGCGCCAATAATGTTGTAGAACCGCATTATCACCAAAATGCTGCCGAGTTAGTCTACTGTATTTCTGGTGCTGCAACGGTATCCATACTGAACCCCTTTACAAAGCAAATTCTGAATTACTCTATTACCCCCGGTCAAGTGGCAAATGTTCCACAAGGGTGGTGGCATTATGAAATAGCTAATGCTGATAACTCTCATCTATTGGCTATTTTTGATGCACCAACTCCAGAGGTGATTTTAGGTTCGGACATTTTGAAATTTACTCCCGCGAATATTATGGCATACACTTACTGTATGGATGAAAATAAATGGAGGGAAGCCATTGAACCCGTTCAACCAACAACTTATATAGGTCCTTATACAAACTGCAGCAGTTATCTTTCCCAGATGTGTTTACAGTATCAACAACAATTCAATCAACAATATTATCAAACGTACCAACAAACTCCGCATATGCCTCAGTACCGGCATGGCTAA
- a CDS encoding BlaI/MecI/CopY family transcriptional regulator has product MKLFDSELNIMEILWKEGDIPAKRIAEIAKEKVGWSKTTTYTIIKRCLDKGAIERQEPNFVCHALVTREQAQEHETTELINKMYDGAPDRLIASLLGQKRLSTEEINRLKRLIDSLE; this is encoded by the coding sequence ATGAAGTTATTCGATAGCGAGCTTAATATTATGGAAATCTTGTGGAAAGAAGGCGATATCCCAGCAAAGAGAATTGCAGAAATTGCAAAAGAAAAAGTAGGTTGGAGTAAAACGACAACGTATACCATCATCAAGAGATGCCTTGATAAAGGGGCGATCGAGCGGCAGGAACCTAACTTCGTTTGCCATGCGCTTGTTACACGAGAGCAAGCGCAAGAACACGAAACAACAGAATTAATAAATAAAATGTATGATGGCGCCCCCGATAGACTGATTGCGTCATTATTGGGGCAGAAACGGCTATCGACGGAAGAAATTAACCGCTTAAAACGTCTAATCGATAGTTTGGAATGA